From a single Silene latifolia isolate original U9 population chromosome 6, ASM4854445v1, whole genome shotgun sequence genomic region:
- the LOC141586750 gene encoding uncharacterized protein LOC141586750 has translation MGGLWLEFDYKGNIFDYAVHDVDLVQLLDLISDIGDEALKQNVVIPHVYDLYYEKGRRKMHIRSDRDLMTMFDHFIGHDTIRVWIEDTKTPIKQFGVVFELKRVRRDEKERIQREEEERARIEREAVFVEALTMDVPVFDLETNETVFVRVYESQGFSNLNEHAANPRVDTQPPHIKATAPKPSANTQSDTVPIPPPDTTSNHPSHPKYKTQCSQNCPTDDRFASQPSHECNTMPNLSKKPIQSQKKMPKTTAIKKGVYVPKASAKRKGMYASGTSDMKPRRNLSATDDMENYSTGSDDSNDDYCYDEGFDIAKGESDRTYKKGRMYLPQRWGEITLKPWLLFISKDEFMSVFSDYCIQQGFSVVVIKSDRVRYTAECSGGKCTWKIHCSMLPDKKTWAIKKIDGFHKDCFFMKRNPMATARWMFKKLESELKAQPNMPVKYMAEMLMNKYGIEVCTSTMYKVRAVAVTVTGGSGNVAVAGAGGRERVSH, from the coding sequence ATGGGTGGTTTATGGTTGGAATTTGATTACAAAGGTAATATCTTTGATTATGCTGTTCACGATGTTGATTTGGTGCAATTGTTAGACCTAATTAGTGATATTGGGGATGAAGCGTTGAAGCAGAATGTTGTTATCCCTCATGTATATGATTTGTACTACGAAAAGGGTCGTCGCAAGATGCATATTAGGAGCGATAGGGATTTAATGACCATGTTTGATCATTTCATTGGCCATGATACAATTCGTGTTTGGATTGAAGATACGAAAACCCCTATTAAACAGTTTGGAGTGGTTTTTGAATTAAAAAGGGTACGGAGGGACGAAAAAGAAAGGATTCAGAGAGAGGAAGAGGAGAGGGCTAGAATCGAAAGGGAAGCTGTATTTGTGGAGGCTTTGACAATGGATGTTCCTGTTTTTGATTTAGAAACTAATGAAACCGTTTTTGTCAGAGTTTATGAATCTCAAGGGTTTTCCAACCTAAATGAACATGCTGCAAACCCTCGTGTTGATACACAACCTCCTCACATAAAAGCGACTGCCCCAAAGCCTTCTGCTAATACACAATCAGACACTGTCCCGATCCCCCCACCTGATACAACATCAAACCATCCTTCACACCCTAAATATAAAACCCAATGTTCACAAAATTGTCCCACTGACGACAGATTTGCTTCACAACCGTCCCATGAATGTAATACAATGCCAAACCTCTCTAAAAAACCAATTCAATCACAAAAGAAAATGCCTAAGACCACTGCTATAAAGAAGGGAGTGTATGTACCTAAGGCATCTGCTAAACGTAAGGGCATGTATGCAAGTGGGACTAGTGATATGAAGCCAAGGAGAAATTTGAGTGCAACAGACGATATGGAAAATTATTCAACTGGTAGTGATGATAGCAATGATGACTACTGTTACGATGAGGGTTTTGACATTGCTAAGGGAGAAAGTGATAGGACATATAAAAAGGGTAGAATGTATTTACCTCAAAGGTGGGGTGAAATTACACTTAAGCCATGGTTGTTGTTTATTTCAAAAGATGAATTTATGTCAGTGTTCTCAGATTATTGTATCCAACAAGGGTTTAGTGTAGTTGTTATAAAGTCTGATAGGGTAAGGTATACCGCTGAATGTAGTGGTGGAAAATGTACCTGGAAAATTCATTGTTCGATGTTGCCGGATAAGAAGACATGGGCAATTAAGAAGATTGATGGGTTTCATAAGGACTGTTTTTTCATGAAGAGAAACCCTATGGCAACAGCTAGATGGATGTTCAAGAAGTTAGAGTCTGAACTCAAAGCACAACCTAATATGCCAGTTAAATATATGGCCGAAATGTTAATGAACAAATATGGTATAGAGGTTTGTACTAGCACAATGTACAAAGTGAGAGCTGTTGCTGTTACTGTTACTGGTGGAAGTGGAAATGTTGCTGTTGCTGGTGCAGGTGGTCGTGAGAGAGTATCTCACTAG